CTAAGAAGTGGCATTTTCTTTCCAGCACAACAGTCTGCCTCATACACAAGCTTGAGCAAAGTCCAAATAAATCCAACTGCAGGCTGATTTAGGAGAACTGTTTGTCTTATTTCACTCACTAGCTTCTGCTTTGGATCTAACAgtagagaaaatgaaaaaaatacaaagatcCAAGttactccttttttttaacacctgTTGGGTCAACATCTCCGCATTTTTTGTGTAAGAATCTGGAAATAGTGCTTTTCTCAGgattgttaaccctttatctcccataagtgaccaagacagaattaagtATGATattaatacagtatcaagctgacaagtgaagagaataaagaaaaatatcaaggggattataagttgatgtAATACATACAGCAGCTTCAAATAAGCACCCTCCCTTGGATTAGCACACTGACTTCCCTTTCAGAACAAAAGACCCCTTCTAATCAGTACCTCTTCTTCTTGGAAGGAAATACTATAAAAGGAAATACTTTCAGCCATTTTCTGAGTAAAAAGGagctaaatgtttcatttccCATACATGATAAAAGGGCTGCCTATCATTGCCCCACTTCACATCCCAATTCATCACATCATTTTCAAAAAGTGTCTTTGAAGGAATCTGAACATGACACATACTGTAAAATGTATAGGCATACTTGCATCAACAATGGGATATCTCCTTCCAAATAGTTTTGACTCTCTTTTTAGGATGCCATGTAACACTAAACTGTCCAAGACTATTGTAGCAGAATTTTCTCTCTCATAGGATCCATGGATTATCCATTCCACAATTGTTCTTGGTTTTCCCTTGGCAGCCTGATGATACTTTACAATGTCCAGAAATAAAGCCTGGTCTAAGTATGTCCCAGTTAAAGTGGTATCTTTAACCTGTAACCAGAGTTAGATTACCAGTGGTAGTTATTGGATACCAATTCTATAAAGAATGGTACGTGAAAAGTGGACTATTTAATATACTAATTTGCAGCTGATTTCTCCATAGAGTGGTACTATTTCACTTAAAGGCCAGTGTAAACTGTACTTCTCAATGTTTTCCAACACATGACAAAAATTACACCTCCCCACTTCactcaataaaataaattaatgaccCCTTATGCACCAGCTAACACTAGAGAGTATTTCATTCTCAAATCTTAAAGTTGATTCGAGCTAAGACAGTATTTTTCTGCTGTAGCTCTTGTGATAGCCCTGCATTTGTCCTAACCCCTAGACATCCAAACAGAAGACAACAGAATTACTTTGCGTTAACATAATTACGTTTGATCCAATTTTCATTGCATGACTAAATTGTCCAACTGATCAGATAATGAAGTAAGAGAGTGAATTTACGTCCAAGTAAAACGTATTGGACAAACCAAAACCTCATAGTATAACTGACTTTATACCATGAGGtaaaaaagaactgttgttaCTGAATAGCTCAACAGACACAAGGTTAACCGAGCAAATGATTACCAGCGTGCATAAAAATACCTACTTTCACCGTGATAACTTCTCTCGTCCTGTCCATCCAATGTTTGATGTCTTTGTTGAAGTCAATTTTATCCAACACATACAAATCTAGCAAAACAGCGGCAGTTGCCATAGTTGTCATGACATTCGGTCTTAGCCTTCCGGCAACATCTCCTGTGTTTTGATTTTGCCACAACAAGCAAAACGCTTGTGATAACCCTAACTCTCCCTGTGAGATAGAATCTTTATCAAACCTAT
This region of Pocillopora verrucosa isolate sample1 chromosome 3, ASM3666991v2, whole genome shotgun sequence genomic DNA includes:
- the LOC131793054 gene encoding uncharacterized protein — protein: MASEDASEWTVAVKLGEVLASDRFDKDSISQGELGLSQAFCLLWQNQNTGDVAGRLRPNVMTTMATAAVLLDLYVLDKIDFNKDIKHWMDRTREVITVKVKDTTLTGTYLDQALFLDIVKYHQAAKGKPRTIVEWIIHGSYERENSATIVLDSLVLHGILKRESKLFGRRYPIVDANPKQKLVSEIRQTVLLNQPAVGFIWTLLKLVYEADCCAGKKMPLLSMYFEVDELRMAKENMKMLVTVNVQSEQVANEDVDCSQSFELEVVG